In Coffea arabica cultivar ET-39 chromosome 9e, Coffea Arabica ET-39 HiFi, whole genome shotgun sequence, the genomic window GGGTTCGAATGCTGGTTGTTGTTAGTAGCTGATGGGGCTAGGTATGAATTTGAAGAtgctttttttccctttttgggcTAATTTTTTCAATTGTCTAAATGTGATTAATTGGAAAAGGATTAGTAAGTTTGAGCATGCCAAAGGccatgaaaaaaaaagttttaaataTGTGGAGTGGGACTCTAATGCTAGTATGAGCAATCTTGTGCATGGAAGCATTACATTTGTGGAATGTGTGAGAATTATATCAGGAAGTTTAAATTAGTTGCTATGTTTAATTATCTTTAGTGGATATTCTTGTGGTGTTGAAGTATTTGGAATTGCATTGGCCCTTATTCTGCTTGACAGGTTAATGAAGCAAAGTAgtagataaattttttttgttggtaaACTAGATAGTTTAAGCTTAAGAGGTGACTGGTTGAATGTCTACAATCTGTTGCAAGTTTATTAATGTAATGACCTCATACACTAATCTGGCTCATTAGGTTGAAATTGGTGGTCATATGTGTATATTGGTTCTTTGTTATGTCACTTGCTGCACTCACCATTTAATTCAGAATTAGTTCTTTTTAGAAGTTACACGTTCAAACCCAGTTTTTGAACCGAGGTTTACTGAATTAGCGATCATTTTTAGTTTAGTGAAGCTTGCAATATAAGCCTAGCTGGAAATATCATGCTTAAGGCCCGTATTTAGTGGATGTAAGATCTAGTATAGTGTTAAACCGGTGAAGTGAGAGATAAGCCAGAAAAATTGTTTTGAGGTGTTTGAAGGTGCGTGTTCTTAGTAATTAGGATGATGGTTGGTAATTTTTGGAAAAGTGAACAGACAAGAAGGTAATTGGCCGTTGTTGCGAAAGATCAGAAGCTTTTGTGCCTTGCATTGAGATCCAATTAAACCAGGTTGACAGTTACAATCACTTGTAACGTTACTATTATCAATTGAACAGGGTTGGAAAAGGTGGAGACAGTTGTGGTCAATAGCTTTTCTGTTAACGGGAGAGAAAAATATTACTTAGGTTCTCAAAAATAGCTACTCAAGCTTGTGTTTTGTTCAATGATATCTGCCTCAGAACAAGAACTATATGATCACCCCTTTCATTCAAGCTTACTTCGGTTCTCAAAAATAGCTACTCAAGCTTGTGTTTTGTTCAATGATATCCGCCTCAGAACAAGAACTATATGATCACCCCTCAGAACAGGAACTATAAAGGAAGATGAAATTGATAAAACATCACTGGGTGGAAAATGATGAGAATATAGGAATATACAAGTGCAAATATAGTGGGAAACAAGCACTTTATCATAGATTCACTCGCTTCTTGAATTTTATGATCACATCTTTCTGATGAAAATTATGGGAACTGCAATGAGATGAAGTGTTAGAAGATGATAGCTTGTGCCTGTATGGTAATCATTATAATCTGCTTCGTATCATGTGTAGAGTTTATTCTTCCTTAGGCAAGTCAGAGAATAGAAAATTCCTGAAATTGAGCAGATGTAGATTATCGAATCAAGAGTGGGATACTAGGTGGTGCACTCCATGCCTGGGTATTGGCATATATTTTTCCACTTTTCAACCGACAAAAAATGAGGAATTAGTTAGTCTAGTTGAAATTTGAATTGAGAGGCAAGCATGTAATATTGATTGCCCAATGCGAATTTCCTTTGCTCATTCATGTTCTCTCTTTGTTTATCACTCATTTATTATATCAATTTTTGGCTCTGCACTCACTTGTAGAGTGAGTACTAACATCACTGTTAAAGATCTAGAACTGAAGTGCTAAaacctttttctgtttttattgGTGAAAGAATTTTTGCTTACAGCCAACAATATTTTGCAGGGTTCCGAATGCAAAACCTGGTAGGGAATCCACAGATATTGAAATATATGGAATGCAAGGAATTCCACCTGACATTCTGGCAGCTCATTATGGAGAAGAAGGTACTGTTGGTATATGATTAGTTgtaaaatgaattgatgattacAAATATGAAAGGGTTATAGTGCCATGGGAGTGTAAGTTAATACAATAATCATATGTACTTTAACTTTGGTAAGGGATGGATTAGTAGCAGACGTGTGTTATGGTTAATTGTAGATGTAGTGAAGATTAGaaaccttcttcttcttcttggttCCCATTGAAACTTGAAAACAGAAATGCTTGAGGGCATTACATTGTCATAAGGAATTGTTGTTGACTTTTCGTATTCTCAATAAATCTTCAGTTCCTCTAATGTTTTTTGTGGTGGTTTAATGAGTGATTCCCTTACATTCCTTCTTTATATGCATTTTTCATGTTACAAAGCAGAGAATAGCCTTTTATCTTTTGTCATGTACTATGGGCAAATGCTGTTTATTTGGCCCTATGGAAAGATGTTAGGAGAAGCAAAATTGTTATGTTGGTCTTGCAAAAGCCTGCCATTCATCAAGTAGCATTTTCTTTTATTGCTCATTGTGCAGATTATGTTTTTGGTTACTGTTTCTGACTCCTGTTCATCTTGCAGATGATGAGGCACCAGCTAAAACTCCCAAGGTGGAAATTCTACCAACCCAGGTTGGTGGTGTGGTTCAGGGCTCATTAGGCGTGGGTTTTCCTCCTCAGTCTAGTGTTGGAGTGATGCCAACTCTGTATGTTTCTGTTATAACATTCACTGGAGTGTCTGTTGAAATATATGTCTTTGAAATAAATCTTTTAACTATTGTGCTAGAATTTAGTCTTATGTTCCTATATCTTACATAAACCTGTATCCATTCAAAATTATTTGCCGTCTTCTCATCACAGTAAGATTTTGGAGTAACAGCCCAAAGAGAATGGCAGACTGATACACTCGCCCTGCTTATTCTGTAATGACATTCATGTTGACCAAGTGCTGTAATACTGTATTTGTTACACAACATTCAATTGCACACCTACTATGCTTTGTGCTCGAGGAAATGCGATTTGTCCTACTTGTTCTTTTGTGGACAAGCGCTCCTCAACTTGTTTAATTAACTTTGTGCCCCATTGTAGTTAGATGAATCAAATTTATGCTCAACTATAAGCTCATTTTGTAGGCTATGCCAATCTTAAAGCACAGCTTGTTCAGTTAAACTTCTAGAACTTTTTCTTAGTGTTTTTACATACTAGGATAATGTGCAATAGATATACCTGCtagagagggagggagggagggagagagggggaaggggaggggtagagggagggagggaggaagGGGGggtgggagagagagagagagagggagggagggcATGATTTATAGTAGATATGTGTACATAAATGTACCCACATAAATATAGTCAGCACTGACTTAGCTTTGAACCTGAACTCCAATGTAGAAATATTCGTCTCTTTTATCTAACCATATTAGGCGTCAGGGCTTGTGctatcaaatttgaaaattttttatcaagCCTAGCTTGAACTCCCTTAGATTTTGACAATTATCATTGGAAAATCAAGCCAAGTTTCAGCTTCACTTAGAACTCCATTTGACTACTATGAACGTTTGAGCTAAATAAAAGTTATTTAGATCTTTAACCTACCTCTGAAACTCATTTTCCTCTAGTTTCTAGCTCTATGGCTATCATTTTTCTgtatttctgaaattttttcaCGTTATGCATTCCATTTCTTACTTGTGTTAACTTTGCTGTATAATGCAGTTACAATCCTGCAGTACCAATCCCTCCTGCTGGTTGGCCAGTTGCACCACGCCCTCAACCTTGGTATCCACAACATTCAGCTGTGTCAGTTCCACCATCAGCACCATTGGGGTTGCCACCACAACCTTTGTTTCCAGTGCAGAATTTAAGGCCTCCCTTGCCGCCCACTGCACCACCAGGGCTTCAAGCATCTGTTCCCGTTGTGCCTCCAGGGCTTCCTGCTCCGCCACCTATTCCTGTATCTCAGCCATTATTCCCTGTTGTTCCAAGTAGCAATGTTCCTGCTCAAAATTCAGCATTTTCTGCACCCATGCTACCAACAAGTCTTCCTTTGAGCACTTTGACcgaaacaaaaaattctgtgGATGGATACTTGAACAATAATGCTTCTGTTACAAATACTTTTGCGACCCCTGGGATTCCAGGTTTGAGATAATCTCTATCTGTTTATTGCTCGCATTCGTGTTTATCTGGATTAAATTCTTAGTCAAAATCTACTACAAATACTTTTGCGACCTCTGGGATTCCAGGTTTGAGATAATCTCTTTCTGTTTATGGCTTGCATGCTTGGTTATCTGGATTAAATTCTTAGTCAAAATCTACTATTAGGTCTTCTTCTAAAATTGTTGACGAAATGTTTGTGGTCCTTCTATGTGCTAGCAATATGATATGTTCTTTTAGATTCTGGGATTTTGAGTATTATGGAGATTTTTGGGCATCCATCCTTGCAACTCAGGGAATCTACAATGTACCAGTTGTGCTGGTTTATAGGCTTTATCCTGATTTTTTGGACCATCTGTGGGTGAATTGTTGTGCAACATCTCCATGTAGTAGTTTATTTGTTCTTTCTGATAACgaattttgtaaaataaatatataatctTTCTTGTTATTATGGTATTTTTGTTACTTGGCTATGTAGAGTTTTTCCTGGAATTGTGGTGGGTTATGCCAAATGGCTCTTCCGATACTGCGATGGTCATGTTGCCCCTCACTTCTGTCCATAGAAATTCATGCGAAATCTGTGAACAGgtttttggagtttttattCCGTATTGGGTCTTGCTTCCTTGGTCATTTGTTTAGTTGAATTTCTATATCAAGATGTTTGTCTTTTCTTTCACATTATCTGCAGCATCCATGCCCAGCTGTAATTAGAAAATAAATCATAGATTGTCTTGATAACAGATTTTTGATTTGGATGTATTGATGCTATAATtttcagctttttttttttttttttaggagaggaagggggggggggggggtcatGCATGTATGCTTTAGGCTATTTTGATGACagatttttttgtctttttctggTCTTTGTGATGCTTTAGGCTGTTTTAATTTGGTGTTTGATTTATTGTTTTTCCTTTGAATTGCAGCTGCAATGCCTGTGAATTCACATTCATATGCTTCTGGTCCAAATACTGGTGGCCCTTCCATTGGACCACCACCGGTAATTGCAAACAAAGCTCCAGCTAGTCAGCCAGCAGGAAATGAGGTCTACTTAGTTTGGGATGATGAAGCTATGTCCATGGTTAGCAGGCTTTGCTGTGCTGCTGTAGTTGTAGAATACACAATTCTCTCTTCTGTTGTTGCTT contains:
- the LOC113709700 gene encoding protein SUPPRESSOR OF FRI 4-like isoform X2, which translates into the protein MSAIRSSPPPAVCKSTSSRSIKKTSARFRMQNLVGNPQILKYMECKEFHLTFWQLIMEKKMMRHQLKLPRWKFYQPSYNPAVPIPPAGWPVAPRPQPWYPQHSAVSVPPSAPLGLPPQPLFPVQNLRPPLPPTAPPGLQASVPVVPPGLPAPPPIPVSQPLFPVVPSSNVPAQNSAFSAPMLPTSLPLSTLTETKNSVDGYLNNNASVTNTFATPGIPAAMPVNSHSYASGPNTGGPSIGPPPVIANKAPASQPAGNEVYLVWDDEAMSMEERRMSLLKYQVHDETSQMSSIDAAIDRRISESRLAGRMAF
- the LOC113709700 gene encoding protein SUPPRESSOR OF FRI 4-like isoform X1 gives rise to the protein MGKKKKRAQTSKVWCYYCDREFEDEKILVQHQKAKHFKCHVCHKKLSTAGGMQIHVLQVHKENVSKVPNAKPGRESTDIEIYGMQGIPPDILAAHYGEEDDEAPAKTPKVEILPTQVGGVVQGSLGVGFPPQSSVGVMPTLYNPAVPIPPAGWPVAPRPQPWYPQHSAVSVPPSAPLGLPPQPLFPVQNLRPPLPPTAPPGLQASVPVVPPGLPAPPPIPVSQPLFPVVPSSNVPAQNSAFSAPMLPTSLPLSTLTETKNSVDGYLNNNASVTNTFATPGIPAAMPVNSHSYASGPNTGGPSIGPPPVIANKAPASQPAGNEVYLVWDDEAMSMEERRMSLLKYQVHDETSQMSSIDAAIDRRISESRLAGRMAF